The following proteins are co-located in the Pseudomonas fluorescens genome:
- a CDS encoding tyrosine-type recombinase/integrase, with the protein MLLELALDLEIRLTHLDKGLGIVATIAREWGLTDKANPCFGVRRNKEKPRDYYAGETVWNAVYAEAAQELRDAMDLAYLTGQRPADVLRIAATDVNNGFLQIGQGKTEKRLRLRLEDAGVQSGLSVFIEDLQERRAINGIRTSTLITNASGLRMSQQMLRNRWDDAREKAAIKAAADGDPALATSIRQFQFKDIRPKAASEIELTHASRLLGHSTEEMTKKVYRRVGEIVRPTK; encoded by the coding sequence GTGCTGCTTGAGCTTGCGCTTGATCTGGAAATACGGCTCACCCATCTTGATAAAGGGCTTGGCATCGTAGCTACCATAGCGCGTGAGTGGGGCCTTACTGACAAAGCCAATCCTTGCTTTGGCGTTCGACGCAACAAGGAAAAGCCACGGGACTATTATGCCGGTGAAACTGTATGGAACGCGGTATACGCGGAGGCGGCACAGGAGCTCAGGGACGCGATGGATCTGGCCTACCTAACCGGCCAACGTCCCGCGGATGTACTCAGAATTGCTGCCACCGACGTGAACAACGGTTTCTTACAGATTGGCCAGGGCAAGACCGAAAAACGCCTACGTCTTCGCTTGGAGGATGCAGGCGTACAGTCCGGGCTGAGCGTCTTTATTGAAGACCTGCAGGAACGTAGAGCAATCAATGGTATTCGGACCTCAACCTTGATCACCAATGCGTCTGGACTTCGAATGAGCCAGCAGATGTTGCGCAATCGGTGGGACGACGCACGGGAGAAGGCAGCGATCAAAGCTGCGGCTGATGGCGACCCGGCATTGGCCACGAGCATTCGACAATTTCAGTTCAAGGACATCCGGCCGAAAGCAGCTAGCGAGATCGAACTGACGCACGCTAGCCGCCTATTAGGTCACTCCACAGAAGAAATGACCAAGAAGGTATATCGGCGAGTCGGCGAAATTGTGAGGCCGACGAAATGA
- a CDS encoding ATP-grasp domain-containing protein, giving the protein MTHNIAVIVDAYSTGAKLAAKFHAEGVAVLHVQSASPIIDFYINDFRPDDFIANVVFNGLAESLVEINRWLNGIKPICVLAGAETGIELADLLAGELGVEGNSTETSRVRRDKYAMACALKEAGLATPYFLRTDNLHTLTEWASGHGWPIVLKPLASAGNDSVFFCNDRAELESAFHSIYNKANRFGGHNNHVLAQTLLKGTQYVINSVSIDAQHYISDMWIDRRKVIAGASNIYDCEELLPYEGEVQAALVSYMKKALDALGVHNGPAHSEIMMTAEGPVLIETGARLQGAMLEEAVIEALGESQITLTIERYCHPHLFKRRLGQQYVLSKHVLCVAMISDQEGVVVDTTGFERIRSLSSYACHFHLPEKGDTITRTIDLFSIPGVVYLSHEELAVLQADYATIRRLESAHQVFSLNENVPV; this is encoded by the coding sequence ATGACTCACAACATTGCAGTAATCGTCGATGCGTATTCCACTGGCGCGAAACTGGCCGCTAAGTTTCATGCAGAGGGCGTAGCGGTCCTGCACGTCCAAAGTGCCTCGCCCATCATTGATTTTTATATCAACGATTTCAGGCCCGACGACTTTATCGCCAACGTGGTATTTAACGGTTTGGCGGAATCTCTAGTCGAAATCAATCGATGGTTGAACGGCATCAAGCCTATTTGTGTTTTGGCCGGCGCCGAAACGGGCATTGAACTTGCGGATCTGCTCGCCGGCGAACTCGGCGTGGAGGGAAACTCCACAGAGACGTCGCGTGTTCGGCGAGATAAATACGCAATGGCCTGCGCGCTTAAAGAGGCGGGGTTAGCCACACCTTATTTTCTGCGCACAGACAATTTACACACGTTGACTGAATGGGCCTCAGGCCACGGCTGGCCAATTGTGCTGAAGCCCTTAGCCAGTGCAGGTAATGACAGTGTATTTTTCTGCAATGACCGAGCCGAACTGGAAAGTGCTTTTCACTCCATCTATAACAAAGCCAACCGCTTTGGTGGGCACAATAACCATGTGCTGGCACAGACCCTTTTGAAGGGGACGCAGTACGTCATTAATAGTGTTTCAATCGACGCGCAGCATTATATTTCTGATATGTGGATCGATCGCCGCAAAGTGATTGCCGGCGCCTCAAATATTTATGATTGCGAAGAACTTCTGCCCTATGAGGGCGAGGTGCAGGCGGCTTTAGTCAGCTATATGAAAAAAGCGCTTGATGCGCTGGGTGTGCACAATGGGCCCGCTCACTCCGAAATCATGATGACGGCTGAAGGGCCGGTGTTGATTGAAACCGGCGCCCGCCTGCAGGGCGCAATGCTTGAAGAAGCGGTTATTGAGGCGCTTGGCGAGAGCCAAATCACGCTGACGATCGAACGTTATTGCCACCCTCACCTGTTCAAACGGCGTTTGGGCCAGCAGTACGTTTTATCAAAACATGTCCTATGCGTAGCGATGATCTCCGACCAGGAAGGCGTCGTTGTTGATACAACCGGCTTCGAGAGGATTCGCTCGCTTTCTTCCTATGCCTGCCATTTCCACCTGCCCGAAAAGGGCGACACGATTACACGCACCATCGACTTATTTTCGATTCCGGGCGTTGTTTACCTGAGCCATGAAGAACTCGCCGTTTTACAGGCTGATTACGCAACGATCCGTCGGCTTGAGAGTGCACACCAAGTGTTTTCTCTGAATGAGAACGTACCTGTATAA
- the lysA gene encoding diaminopimelate decarboxylase: MDYFNFVDGHLHVEHLDVRQIVEQHGSPVYVYSAHTLKNHYTVLKDAFSALSPLICFSVKSCSNLSILKLLVDQGSGLDVVSGGELHRALMAGVTADKIVFAGVGKSREEIRYAVEAGVFLFNVESEGELLRLDEVARTAGKRIKVAIRINPDVADAGTPEKTSTGGRQTKFGIPMERAYELFEPKRYSSVDVVGIHIHLGSPIPSAQTYLSAIDKIEDMINRLKATDCAIEFVNIGGGFPAQYGTESNPVGSLTETGALICQRLQGLKQRGIRFIIEPGRSISANAGILLTTVEYIKQGWDRKIAIVDAGMNVLLRPTLYGANHVIWPTHFENFSGHWTALTHSAQQSDVTHLEETDIVGPICETGDHFALGRALPAFDNGSVLAIFSCGAYGMSMASQYNSRGRPPEVLVEGINAKLIRTRETHEDLVAHELCGLDNA; this comes from the coding sequence ATGGACTATTTTAATTTTGTCGACGGTCATTTACATGTGGAGCACCTTGATGTTCGTCAGATAGTCGAACAGCATGGAAGCCCCGTGTATGTCTATTCAGCACACACCTTGAAAAATCACTACACCGTGCTGAAAGATGCGTTTTCTGCCCTCTCGCCGTTGATTTGTTTCTCAGTTAAAAGCTGCAGTAATCTCAGCATCCTTAAGCTCTTGGTCGATCAAGGATCAGGGCTGGATGTGGTCAGTGGCGGTGAGCTCCACCGGGCACTGATGGCGGGAGTGACTGCGGACAAGATTGTGTTTGCCGGGGTCGGCAAGTCGCGTGAAGAAATTCGCTACGCGGTTGAAGCTGGCGTTTTCCTTTTTAATGTGGAGTCTGAAGGCGAGCTGCTGCGTCTGGATGAGGTCGCCAGGACGGCCGGTAAGCGTATAAAAGTGGCCATTCGTATCAATCCGGATGTGGCGGATGCTGGCACCCCTGAGAAAACCTCAACAGGCGGCCGCCAGACAAAATTTGGCATACCGATGGAACGCGCCTACGAACTGTTCGAGCCGAAGCGTTACTCAAGCGTCGATGTCGTTGGGATCCATATTCACCTTGGATCGCCGATTCCATCAGCTCAGACCTATTTGTCTGCCATCGATAAGATCGAGGACATGATCAACCGACTTAAGGCGACTGATTGCGCGATCGAATTTGTCAACATTGGTGGAGGTTTTCCAGCGCAGTACGGGACCGAAAGCAATCCCGTTGGCTCATTAACTGAAACGGGAGCACTTATTTGTCAGCGTCTGCAAGGGCTGAAACAGCGCGGTATCCGCTTCATCATTGAACCGGGTCGTTCGATCAGCGCAAATGCCGGTATTTTGCTGACCACCGTCGAATACATTAAACAAGGCTGGGATCGAAAGATCGCTATTGTCGATGCGGGCATGAACGTACTGCTGCGGCCCACCCTGTATGGTGCCAACCATGTTATTTGGCCAACCCATTTTGAGAATTTTTCTGGCCATTGGACGGCGTTAACCCACAGCGCTCAGCAGTCCGACGTCACTCACTTGGAGGAGACCGATATTGTTGGGCCTATTTGTGAGACCGGCGATCACTTTGCATTAGGTCGAGCATTACCGGCGTTTGACAATGGCAGTGTATTGGCGATTTTTTCATGTGGTGCGTATGGCATGAGTATGGCCAGCCAATACAACTCCCGTGGGCGCCCACCCGAAGTCCTGGTTGAGGGAATCAATGCCAAGTTAATACGGACTCGTGAAACTCACGAAGATTTAGTGGCTCACGAATTATGTGGCTTGGACAACGCTTGA
- a CDS encoding GGDEF domain-containing protein, translating into MPAIFKIRSRLRTLLSPAVTKIELAGLVAWIVVLLIDPKTTLNLPNTAVTITLLSVWQIHRKTASFMGWRVLGGVYVLLLSLGFGNVVASHVELRIFTLSLAVIIVVSSAILFITVQDYLLSAALVWAVLWPSLDLGLYSGLEVYLGIFIIASISIGTILSFTYLRNMRSILVKESEFRTLAETDFLTGILNRRAFMDTFQRVLAEGHNGYFIMLDIDNFKQKNDQYGHDIGDKILCAMAACLKLTPGSHNVGRIGGEEFGVLLLGDNDVVAHEYVIHLLANIRGSVLHPHQYTCSAGIAQFSAASDMSAVLKCADSNMYKAKHDGKDRVFQNGRRVGQTLLGTT; encoded by the coding sequence ATGCCGGCGATTTTCAAGATCAGATCAAGGTTGCGAACCTTACTATCACCGGCAGTAACCAAAATTGAATTGGCAGGGCTGGTTGCTTGGATAGTTGTTTTGTTGATTGATCCTAAAACTACGCTGAATCTGCCAAACACTGCCGTCACAATTACTCTTTTATCGGTGTGGCAGATTCATCGTAAAACCGCATCCTTTATGGGGTGGAGAGTTCTCGGCGGCGTTTATGTTTTGTTATTGTCGTTGGGTTTTGGAAATGTAGTTGCGTCCCATGTGGAGTTGCGCATATTCACACTTTCGCTTGCTGTGATTATAGTAGTGAGTAGTGCAATTCTATTTATTACTGTGCAGGATTATTTGTTATCCGCAGCTCTAGTCTGGGCAGTGTTGTGGCCATCGCTGGATCTCGGTTTGTATAGTGGGCTGGAGGTCTACCTCGGAATTTTTATTATCGCTTCCATATCTATAGGCACTATACTTAGTTTTACGTATTTGAGAAACATGCGCTCAATTCTGGTAAAGGAGAGCGAATTCAGAACATTGGCGGAAACGGACTTTCTCACCGGTATACTTAACCGCCGTGCCTTCATGGATACATTTCAACGTGTATTGGCAGAAGGTCACAACGGATATTTCATTATGTTGGATATTGATAACTTCAAGCAGAAGAACGATCAGTATGGTCACGATATTGGTGATAAGATCTTATGCGCCATGGCGGCTTGCCTAAAACTCACCCCAGGCAGCCACAATGTTGGAAGAATTGGTGGTGAGGAGTTTGGTGTCTTACTACTGGGCGACAATGATGTCGTTGCGCATGAATACGTAATACACTTATTAGCAAATATCCGCGGCAGTGTTTTGCATCCGCATCAATACACCTGCAGCGCGGGGATCGCGCAATTCTCCGCAGCATCTGACATGTCAGCAGTGCTCAAATGCGCGGATAGTAATATGTATAAAGCCAAGCATGATGGCAAGGATAGGGTATTTCAAAATGGAAGACGGGTCGGTCAGACACTTCTTGGGACTACATGA
- a CDS encoding MFS transporter: MLSLLSLIAGREFRKYIAASILTAIGSGMYFVAISWYIYTTSGSAMAVGWVLIVSSLPGLLFSPWIGVLVDRWNVRSICIVADFARALILLFVAVSMYYGVLGLTAVYLATFLIALCEHFFQPAVGALIRDIVPKERLLEANVSSSMSMQIGLLIGASIGGFLVALFGTQYVVIINIISFSISGVLTLWIKHTPAIKHAVERLVTPGAMREFYDAIRYAIGTRFVIGLALQQMFIYVTLSVCNTLLPIFADRELSAGAQGFGLIDAVWGMGAICGGFSLTYLVKKIHAEWFGVFGLGAISFLLFVFLTANSVPQAAAAYFLLGAFVVMIRVNSDTLIATGVEPSQFGKVKAAISMFISYVSLIAYAGVGYLGDIMSVRWIYFILSVVILCSALGMTWKNILKDRHLLLMDKINNAN; encoded by the coding sequence ATGCTTAGCTTGCTCTCGCTCATTGCCGGCCGCGAATTCAGGAAATACATAGCCGCGTCGATATTAACCGCCATTGGCAGCGGCATGTATTTCGTTGCCATTTCTTGGTACATCTACACAACCTCTGGCTCCGCAATGGCAGTCGGTTGGGTGTTGATCGTTTCTTCATTGCCGGGTTTGTTGTTTTCACCGTGGATTGGGGTGCTGGTTGACCGGTGGAACGTTCGATCCATTTGCATAGTGGCCGATTTTGCGCGTGCGCTGATTTTGCTGTTCGTTGCGGTTTCGATGTACTACGGGGTATTGGGGCTCACAGCAGTTTACCTGGCGACCTTTCTGATCGCGCTGTGTGAGCACTTTTTCCAACCGGCCGTGGGGGCGTTGATACGCGATATTGTCCCGAAGGAGCGCCTGCTTGAGGCCAATGTTTCGAGCAGTATGAGCATGCAAATCGGTTTGCTCATTGGAGCAAGTATTGGCGGCTTTTTAGTTGCACTTTTCGGCACGCAATATGTGGTAATCATTAACATCATTTCCTTTTCCATCTCTGGTGTCCTTACCCTATGGATAAAACACACGCCCGCAATCAAACATGCAGTCGAAAGGTTAGTCACGCCCGGCGCCATGAGAGAGTTTTATGACGCGATTCGCTATGCGATTGGCACACGTTTTGTAATTGGGCTGGCGCTCCAGCAGATGTTTATTTATGTAACGCTTTCTGTGTGCAATACACTTCTGCCAATTTTCGCTGATAGAGAGCTTTCAGCGGGTGCCCAAGGGTTTGGGTTAATTGATGCCGTGTGGGGAATGGGTGCCATCTGTGGCGGTTTTTCACTGACCTATCTTGTGAAAAAAATACACGCTGAGTGGTTTGGCGTGTTCGGCCTAGGTGCGATTTCCTTTTTGCTGTTTGTTTTCTTGACGGCAAACAGTGTCCCTCAAGCGGCGGCTGCTTATTTCCTGTTAGGCGCATTTGTCGTCATGATTCGGGTCAATTCAGACACCCTTATTGCTACAGGCGTAGAGCCCTCGCAGTTTGGAAAAGTCAAAGCAGCCATTTCGATGTTTATCTCTTATGTGAGCCTGATTGCTTACGCCGGTGTGGGTTACCTGGGAGATATAATGTCTGTTCGTTGGATTTATTTCATATTGAGCGTAGTTATTTTATGCTCCGCGCTGGGAATGACATGGAAAAACATATTAAAAGACAGACACTTGTTATTGATGGATAAAATCAACAACGCTAATTAA
- a CDS encoding MerR family transcriptional regulator, whose product MNITDLLEYIKETSSEMTRADIDEAVLLHFDLIMESYREKPYFYKNLLKYDRFMVALSLLSFSYEDEKVPLSKVKDFCQRRGYMSRNSLDTYFSFLVLSGYMGVQIHVHDGRQRSFQPTDKTLCEATRLIKSCLLPAQMIFPYDSSLSGLGRSPNLLRFFARGFAKILESDFLLDKILPEAKWILNRDGGHLPMLALYTDALRNGSLETGYNVSSYVEISSHLGVSKTHMRRMIKEGEIRGYFKCNKRQIELSPAFVELMRRAMSIYLSISRVSVQLGVAEHEDGRNPVDMLMCKI is encoded by the coding sequence ATGAACATAACTGATCTGCTTGAGTATATTAAAGAGACCAGTTCCGAAATGACGCGAGCCGATATAGACGAAGCTGTTCTTCTACATTTTGATTTGATAATGGAAAGTTATCGAGAAAAACCTTATTTTTATAAAAATCTTTTGAAGTATGACAGATTTATGGTGGCCCTATCTTTGCTGAGTTTTAGCTATGAAGATGAAAAGGTCCCATTGTCCAAGGTTAAGGATTTTTGCCAGAGACGAGGTTATATGTCTCGCAACAGCCTGGACACTTATTTCTCATTTTTAGTTTTAAGTGGATACATGGGCGTTCAGATACACGTTCATGACGGACGTCAGCGTAGTTTCCAACCCACTGATAAAACGTTGTGCGAAGCCACGCGGTTGATCAAATCGTGTTTACTCCCTGCGCAGATGATTTTTCCGTACGATAGTTCGTTATCCGGATTAGGAAGGTCGCCGAATCTATTACGGTTTTTTGCTCGTGGATTTGCAAAAATTCTTGAATCAGATTTCCTGCTCGATAAGATCTTGCCTGAAGCAAAATGGATTCTCAATCGGGACGGCGGTCACTTGCCGATGCTTGCGCTTTATACCGATGCCCTGCGTAACGGGTCTCTAGAAACCGGATACAACGTCTCGTCCTATGTTGAAATTTCGTCGCACTTAGGCGTCTCAAAAACGCATATGCGGCGCATGATCAAAGAAGGAGAGATACGGGGTTACTTCAAATGTAATAAGCGCCAAATTGAATTAAGTCCGGCATTTGTCGAATTGATGAGGCGGGCTATGTCAATATACCTCTCAATTTCTCGCGTAAGTGTGCAATTGGGCGTTGCTGAACACGAGGATGGGAGAAATCCTGTCGATATGCTAATGTGTAAGATTTGA
- a CDS encoding amino acid adenylation domain-containing protein — MIIGQREHSPLSGCQPDRLSVLAMVYKAAHRQGSKTAVTCGDQFLTYNELIAAARANAKRLHACGVSNKDIVLCALPTGVELPIAWLSVMMTNAIIIPVDAKWPENRIHAVVEASQAAWVITNGEQPALRSAGLNLFEIRLDGTTDLNAETHAQCFSDDLLYGFFTSGSTGRPKCALNYHAGLVNRFTYMTKRFGGGHTVYQNSAPLFDSSIWQMLWPLTNGGVAVLPKQRDHWNVESLVDEIERHHITMTDFVPTLFKLLTRALENGTLAAKRLDSLRHVLIGGEEIDAASVHTFRRFFPRCTVINTYGHTEASIGMVFHEVCDHDNDKIPLGQPIDNTYVKIVDDQLRPVTDGVFGEIVVAGICVGGGYLNAPELSARSFIRNPFSDLPGDKVYLTGDIGRIRPDGCLEYGGRADDQVKVRGVRIELNEIVSAIKAGFDAVNDALAFVLPTQQGDASLALVYVAPHALDLQHVRRELARHLPATHMPQLVHHLKTLPISPNGKVDRKRIISDLKNDHSETLQPCSNSTLLEKIIACYRTVLLNNQIGSEDDFFECGGDSLAAANLSLALCKHLGTDVPMTAIYQFATPSQLADFMSGCEQTVEATPSDSLARVAFNNHQPTATMSSTLLLTGSSGFVGIHILAHLLATTHLHVTVLLRGSNRESALCRLEKVFLSAFPARVLQRQRITVVLGDLALPCWGLDPDEWQHQCASIDEVIHCGAAVNFLFHASQLFSANVGGTQELIRFCNEGKAKRLHHISSLAAKLPAVSGRDPEGIVSAIEAAALGVTGYGYTKYLADNLVVAAQQQGLHARIYRVDDVLPSMSTGYSNGQSLFHLLLKQCVQMGVAPAGCGSLGLLSADALAEWLCTFVGSQERFQSGAPLIDVVGQHYVEFDDIVRYTAQRTGRDIACASYTEFLSMLTHAGQSEATLIQQILPPVNADKVAFTKAPRCLPADIPQAHLLTADLNSFDAFIHLFKAELDERSNNQCCVLS, encoded by the coding sequence ATGATTATTGGTCAACGCGAGCATTCACCCCTGAGTGGCTGTCAGCCAGACAGGCTAAGTGTACTGGCGATGGTGTATAAGGCTGCACACAGGCAGGGAAGCAAAACAGCAGTCACCTGCGGTGATCAATTCCTTACTTATAATGAACTCATAGCCGCTGCACGCGCCAACGCAAAGCGTTTGCACGCCTGCGGTGTGAGCAACAAAGATATTGTGCTTTGTGCGTTACCGACCGGCGTCGAGTTACCCATTGCGTGGTTGTCTGTGATGATGACCAACGCCATTATTATTCCGGTGGATGCCAAATGGCCGGAAAATAGAATACACGCAGTCGTTGAGGCCAGCCAGGCAGCATGGGTTATCACGAATGGAGAACAGCCGGCCTTAAGAAGTGCCGGCCTTAACCTGTTTGAAATAAGACTCGACGGCACGACTGACTTAAATGCTGAAACACACGCCCAGTGTTTCTCAGACGACCTGCTCTATGGTTTCTTTACATCGGGATCAACCGGCCGCCCGAAATGCGCCTTGAATTATCATGCCGGGCTTGTGAATCGCTTTACCTATATGACCAAGCGATTTGGTGGCGGGCACACTGTCTATCAGAACAGCGCGCCGTTGTTCGACTCGTCAATTTGGCAAATGCTGTGGCCGCTTACCAACGGCGGCGTGGCGGTATTGCCTAAACAGCGCGATCACTGGAATGTCGAGTCGCTGGTAGACGAGATTGAACGTCATCACATCACGATGACTGATTTCGTACCCACCCTCTTCAAATTATTAACTCGTGCGCTGGAGAATGGGACCCTTGCCGCAAAACGCTTGGACAGCTTGCGGCATGTCTTGATCGGCGGAGAAGAGATTGACGCTGCATCCGTGCACACATTTAGGCGCTTTTTCCCACGTTGTACTGTCATCAATACCTATGGTCACACCGAGGCATCCATCGGGATGGTATTTCATGAGGTGTGCGATCACGACAATGACAAGATTCCACTCGGTCAGCCTATCGATAATACGTATGTCAAAATTGTCGACGACCAGTTGAGGCCCGTAACGGATGGCGTCTTTGGGGAAATCGTTGTTGCCGGTATTTGCGTCGGAGGTGGCTACCTGAATGCCCCGGAACTGAGCGCACGATCCTTTATACGTAATCCCTTTTCAGACCTGCCTGGCGACAAGGTTTACTTGACTGGGGACATTGGCCGTATACGGCCCGATGGTTGCCTTGAATATGGCGGCAGAGCTGACGACCAAGTCAAGGTGCGCGGGGTGCGTATCGAGCTCAACGAAATAGTGTCGGCAATCAAGGCCGGGTTCGACGCCGTAAACGACGCACTGGCATTTGTCTTGCCCACTCAGCAGGGCGATGCGAGTTTGGCGCTGGTCTACGTGGCGCCACACGCATTGGATTTACAGCACGTACGACGCGAACTGGCGCGGCATCTGCCAGCGACACACATGCCACAGTTAGTGCATCACTTGAAGACTCTGCCTATTTCACCGAATGGGAAGGTAGACCGTAAACGTATAATCAGTGACTTGAAAAACGATCATTCTGAAACGCTGCAACCCTGTAGCAACAGTACCCTGCTGGAAAAAATAATTGCGTGTTATCGCACCGTACTGCTGAACAATCAGATAGGGAGTGAAGACGACTTTTTCGAATGCGGTGGAGATTCGCTAGCAGCCGCTAATCTATCACTGGCATTGTGCAAGCATCTTGGAACCGATGTTCCGATGACCGCCATTTATCAGTTCGCAACGCCGTCGCAACTGGCCGACTTTATGAGCGGCTGTGAGCAAACGGTCGAAGCCACGCCAAGCGATAGCTTGGCGAGGGTCGCATTCAATAATCACCAGCCGACAGCGACAATGAGCTCGACGCTCTTATTGACTGGCTCGAGTGGTTTTGTAGGCATTCATATTCTTGCGCACTTATTAGCCACCACCCACCTGCACGTGACCGTCCTGCTACGTGGCAGCAATAGAGAAAGCGCTCTATGCCGCTTGGAGAAAGTGTTCCTGAGCGCGTTCCCTGCACGCGTATTACAACGCCAACGTATTACTGTCGTGCTAGGTGATTTGGCCTTGCCATGTTGGGGCTTGGATCCAGACGAATGGCAACATCAATGTGCTTCTATTGATGAGGTGATTCATTGTGGCGCGGCGGTCAATTTCCTGTTCCATGCCTCTCAATTGTTCTCAGCTAATGTGGGTGGAACCCAGGAACTCATCCGATTCTGTAATGAAGGTAAGGCCAAGAGGTTGCACCACATTTCATCGTTGGCAGCCAAGCTGCCAGCCGTGTCTGGCCGCGATCCGGAAGGCATTGTCTCGGCCATCGAGGCAGCAGCATTGGGTGTTACCGGGTACGGGTATACCAAATACCTGGCAGACAACCTCGTCGTTGCCGCACAGCAGCAAGGGCTGCATGCCAGGATTTATCGTGTCGATGATGTGCTGCCGTCAATGAGTACCGGCTACTCAAATGGCCAGTCCCTTTTTCATTTATTGCTTAAGCAATGCGTTCAGATGGGCGTGGCACCTGCGGGCTGCGGCAGCCTTGGCCTATTGTCAGCGGATGCGTTGGCCGAGTGGTTGTGCACGTTTGTGGGTAGCCAGGAACGGTTCCAGAGCGGAGCCCCCCTGATTGATGTTGTTGGCCAACACTATGTCGAATTTGACGACATTGTGCGCTATACCGCGCAGAGAACGGGTCGTGATATAGCCTGCGCCTCCTATACAGAATTTTTGTCGATGCTAACGCACGCGGGTCAAAGCGAAGCGACGCTGATACAGCAAATATTACCGCCCGTGAATGCTGACAAAGTGGCATTCACCAAAGCGCCCCGTTGCCTGCCAGCAGATATCCCTCAAGCTCATCTACTTACAGCGGACCTGAATAGTTTTGATGCTTTTATTCACCTGTTCAAAGCCGAACTGGATGAGCGTTCAAACAACCAATGTTGTGTGCTGAGCTAA
- a CDS encoding ATP-grasp domain-containing protein, which translates to MRRLIMIGGWTEIYVKAKACGFHLTVVQQKEDITFEDFLIADQIISSPMGEKVVVDLVETLHRREAYHAVVSFQEFGLLNAALIQERLGILGNPIGPVLLTRDKGHMRAHMKANGIPSIPFATVNSPEEVIAFAQQCGWPIIIKPVNGAGSLQVHKLFSEDEVVPAYNAIKQDFLTTDLIKYDFPDIGIIAEKFIEGPEVSVEAISWDGQHTILGVTDKITTGYPGFVETGHSMPSALAPEKIDAIKRLTISFLTSIGHLYGPSHSEIIFSETGPVIVESHTRTGGDRIFEMTELACGVDMFTATLQGLSGAFPDIQMTKTNGAAIRYLSLPTGRVTSISGLDTAHQSPGVVRCDITVKAGDICKRPQNSDERAGYILANGDSGPQAIENVMRALAKVTVEVERLNA; encoded by the coding sequence ATGCGTCGCTTAATTATGATCGGTGGTTGGACAGAAATTTATGTAAAAGCCAAGGCGTGTGGCTTCCATCTGACCGTCGTACAGCAAAAAGAAGATATTACCTTCGAAGACTTTCTTATCGCGGATCAAATTATTTCCTCTCCCATGGGCGAAAAAGTAGTCGTCGACCTGGTTGAGACGCTGCACCGGCGGGAAGCTTATCACGCGGTCGTTTCCTTTCAAGAGTTTGGCCTATTGAACGCAGCGCTGATTCAGGAACGGCTGGGCATTTTGGGCAACCCTATTGGCCCGGTTTTATTAACGCGCGACAAAGGGCATATGCGCGCGCACATGAAGGCAAACGGCATACCATCGATTCCATTCGCAACCGTTAACAGCCCTGAAGAGGTGATCGCTTTTGCACAGCAGTGCGGATGGCCCATCATCATCAAGCCGGTGAACGGTGCGGGGAGTCTACAAGTGCACAAACTGTTTTCAGAAGATGAAGTCGTGCCAGCCTATAACGCGATCAAACAGGATTTTTTGACCACCGATTTAATTAAATACGACTTTCCTGACATCGGGATCATCGCGGAAAAGTTTATCGAAGGGCCAGAAGTCAGCGTCGAGGCTATTTCCTGGGACGGTCAGCACACGATACTAGGCGTCACCGACAAAATCACAACCGGCTATCCTGGTTTTGTAGAGACCGGGCATAGTATGCCCTCGGCACTTGCCCCTGAAAAAATTGATGCCATTAAACGGCTGACTATCTCTTTCCTGACCTCCATTGGTCACCTGTATGGTCCCTCTCATTCGGAAATCATCTTTTCGGAAACGGGGCCCGTCATCGTCGAGTCTCATACACGCACGGGCGGCGACCGCATTTTTGAAATGACCGAGTTAGCGTGTGGCGTCGACATGTTTACCGCTACGCTTCAAGGCTTGTCTGGGGCATTCCCAGACATTCAAATGACTAAAACCAACGGGGCCGCTATTCGGTATCTGTCGTTGCCGACTGGCCGGGTGACGAGCATTTCAGGGCTGGATACCGCTCACCAATCGCCTGGCGTCGTCAGGTGCGATATCACGGTTAAGGCGGGAGACATCTGCAAACGCCCTCAGAACTCAGATGAAAGGGCTGGGTACATTCTTGCGAACGGGGACAGTGGACCGCAGGCCATTGAAAATGTGATGCGAGCCTTAGCCAAGGTCACGGTTGAAGTGGAGCGCCTTAATGCTTAG